Proteins co-encoded in one Candidatus Babeliales bacterium genomic window:
- a CDS encoding DEAD/DEAH box helicase: MRKVFLHAEVLYQFIHFLFCETYVSIKALGVDSRLVQAVSELGFTQPTAIQEKAIPLLLQGDRDLIGLAQTGTGKTAAFGLPLISAVMDGKTQGLVICPTRELCLQITKELTSYAKYLNGVNVVAVYGGADIRTQVSALKRGAHIIVGTPGRLIDHINRKTIPLEKIGRVVLDEADQMLDMGFQEDIDEILKFTPKDKKVWLFSATMQPKIEKIAHTYMHNPLQITVGSRNSGATNIEHQYCIVRGADVYSAVRRFIDLYPDMFGIVFCRTKRDTQEMSSQLISAGYSSDALHGDLSQPQRDAVMKKFRDKKIQVLIATDVAARGIDVDGVTHVLHCNLPDDIENYTHRSGRTARAGKSGVSIIITTSSRKIKMIEQQLGITIKSIQVPTGDQLCQKQLHHFSQKLIDTPVNDIIKPYLQGIQESLNLLSKEEIIERIFSLNCSEMLTHYQKSPNLNSTSTGYDSYRERDTRSSRSGTGRRSNSDNTGLPTSRYNGSNRDEARLFINVGKIDQMNKESLIKFITTTSSVDGNCVSRVSMQNTRSFFTVDDNKKAQAIVRTLKETMLKGRRIQIEFEPVR; the protein is encoded by the coding sequence ATGAGAAAAGTTTTTTTACATGCTGAAGTTTTGTATCAGTTTATACATTTTTTATTTTGTGAGACGTATGTGAGTATAAAAGCATTGGGTGTTGATTCGCGTTTAGTACAAGCAGTTTCTGAATTAGGTTTTACCCAACCAACAGCAATTCAGGAAAAAGCTATACCTCTTCTTTTGCAAGGGGATAGAGATCTTATAGGTTTGGCACAAACAGGAACCGGTAAAACGGCAGCGTTTGGATTGCCATTAATTTCAGCTGTTATGGATGGTAAAACTCAAGGACTTGTGATCTGCCCAACGCGTGAGCTTTGTTTGCAAATTACTAAAGAGCTAACATCCTATGCAAAATATCTTAACGGTGTGAATGTTGTTGCTGTTTATGGCGGCGCAGATATCAGAACTCAAGTTTCTGCATTAAAGCGTGGTGCGCATATAATCGTAGGAACACCGGGTAGATTAATTGATCATATTAATCGTAAAACTATACCTTTAGAAAAAATCGGACGAGTTGTTCTTGATGAAGCTGATCAAATGTTGGATATGGGATTCCAAGAAGACATTGATGAAATTTTAAAATTTACACCAAAAGATAAAAAAGTCTGGTTATTTTCTGCAACAATGCAGCCTAAAATTGAAAAAATAGCTCATACTTACATGCATAATCCACTGCAAATTACCGTAGGCTCTCGTAATAGTGGTGCAACTAATATTGAACATCAATATTGCATAGTTAGAGGTGCTGATGTTTATAGTGCAGTCAGACGATTTATAGATTTGTATCCTGATATGTTTGGAATTGTATTTTGTCGCACAAAGCGTGATACACAAGAAATGAGTTCACAACTTATTAGTGCTGGATATAGTTCTGATGCATTACATGGTGATTTATCTCAACCACAACGTGACGCGGTCATGAAGAAGTTTAGAGATAAAAAAATTCAAGTTTTGATAGCAACTGACGTGGCTGCTCGTGGTATTGATGTTGATGGCGTTACCCATGTTTTACATTGTAACTTACCAGATGACATTGAAAATTATACCCATCGAAGTGGACGTACAGCTCGTGCCGGCAAATCGGGAGTTTCTATTATTATTACTACATCGTCCCGAAAAATTAAAATGATAGAGCAACAGTTAGGCATTACGATTAAATCGATTCAGGTTCCAACTGGTGACCAATTATGCCAAAAACAGTTGCATCATTTTTCACAAAAGTTAATTGATACTCCAGTAAATGACATCATCAAGCCTTACTTGCAAGGCATTCAAGAATCATTAAATTTATTATCAAAAGAAGAAATCATTGAACGTATATTTTCACTTAATTGTAGTGAAATGTTAACTCATTATCAAAAATCGCCAAACTTAAATTCTACATCTACTGGTTATGATTCTTATAGAGAAAGAGATACGAGAAGCAGCAGAAGTGGTACTGGAAGAAGAAGCAATTCTGATAATACTGGATTACCTACAAGTCGTTATAACGGTTCCAATAGAGATGAAGCTCGGCTTTTTATCAATGTGGGCAAAATTGATCAAATGAATAAAGAAAGTTTGATTAAGTTTATTACAACAACATCATCAGTTGATGGAAACTGTGTTAGTCGTGTTTCAATGCAAAATACACGTTCATTTTTCACCGTTGATGATAATAAAAAAGCTCAAGCAATCGTGAGAACGTTAAAAGAAACAATGCTTAAAGGCAGAAGAATTCAAATCGAGTTTGAGCCAGTAAGATAA
- a CDS encoding ATP-binding protein: protein MKKIARKKIIALSLACLIGIQPSIHCSSFTNFTDKLFNRIMDEAPNTIINIATFLITLYITVYIFKNTFQPPVSTSIVNMSPVTGITETLNDYVNIPESILMLVNQIEKPAKYISMNAPFPSGILLCGDSGVGKTHLVRAMSGTLKCPIFQYTSANLLQPYIGQSGNIVKAIFAAAREAAQKSKYKLAIIFIDEFDGIGKRVDASVPGKIDATNNIINTFLTEMDGFNKNKEYHVIVIGGTNNPSWIDKAICRSGRFDIKITSPPIDFDGRKKLIEKFKSQKPTNDCVVTDSLAQITDKMTPADIKCLFDNAGRYAVYNNRQTRHNIDFIRALPGDKTTYQLIESAKKLYANTPNFKNNLSEITSNTELINYCQKHENYENVKDI from the coding sequence ATGAAAAAAATAGCTAGAAAAAAAATAATCGCATTATCACTTGCCTGTTTAATTGGAATTCAGCCATCAATACATTGTTCTTCTTTTACTAATTTTACTGATAAGTTATTTAATCGCATCATGGATGAGGCACCCAATACTATAATAAATATCGCTACTTTTCTTATAACACTTTATATTACTGTTTATATTTTTAAGAATACGTTTCAACCCCCTGTTAGCACATCAATAGTTAACATGTCACCAGTAACAGGCATAACAGAAACATTGAATGATTATGTAAATATTCCAGAGTCCATATTAATGCTCGTAAATCAGATAGAAAAACCTGCAAAATATATCTCTATGAATGCTCCTTTTCCATCGGGAATTCTCTTATGTGGAGATTCTGGTGTAGGAAAAACACATCTTGTGCGTGCAATGTCAGGCACACTTAAATGTCCTATTTTTCAATATACTTCAGCAAATCTTTTACAACCATATATCGGACAAAGTGGTAACATTGTTAAGGCTATTTTTGCTGCCGCACGCGAAGCAGCACAAAAATCAAAGTATAAACTAGCAATTATATTCATAGATGAGTTTGATGGAATAGGTAAAAGAGTAGACGCTAGCGTCCCTGGAAAAATTGATGCAACTAATAACATAATAAATACTTTTTTAACTGAAATGGATGGGTTTAATAAAAATAAAGAATATCATGTTATTGTTATAGGAGGAACTAATAACCCCAGCTGGATAGATAAAGCTATCTGTAGGTCCGGTCGTTTTGATATAAAAATAACAAGTCCCCCAATAGATTTTGATGGACGTAAAAAACTAATCGAAAAATTTAAATCGCAAAAGCCGACTAATGATTGTGTTGTTACTGACAGCTTAGCACAAATCACAGATAAAATGACTCCAGCGGATATTAAATGCTTATTTGATAATGCAGGACGATATGCTGTTTATAACAACAGACAAACAAGGCACAATATAGATTTTATAAGAGCATTGCCAGGTGACAAAACAACATATCAGTTGATAGAATCAGCGAAGAAACTTTATGCCAACACTCC